Proteins encoded within one genomic window of Haloplanus vescus:
- a CDS encoding DUF7504 family protein: MGGADGSESSGVPEASRPTATLLLTDDETTVDAHLDVDPMTNVLVVSAARTMRDVVEAWRQRAGTVPATLGVVTYAEFDRSASATDGPSRRSLSGGDVTLTSMSDPSDLRRLGTAITLYLDDWADADREALVYLDALAPFLDASDAESGFQLLHLLVQSAARADASVVVRVDTSAVDEQTIRTVQSLFDEVCTPAATDDPDFRTLLSNRRRRFVLRTLLDASVSCLELERLATLLARHEHDDPSGDDWNRAYTALASIHVPRLAEANLVAFDREDETVRLTEGDWSAERLDRLLTDEYED; the protein is encoded by the coding sequence ATGGGGGGAGCGGACGGCAGTGAGTCGAGTGGTGTGCCCGAGGCGTCCCGGCCGACCGCGACGTTGCTGTTGACCGACGACGAGACGACGGTCGACGCGCATCTGGACGTCGACCCGATGACGAACGTCCTCGTCGTCTCGGCGGCGCGGACGATGCGGGACGTCGTTGAGGCGTGGCGCCAGCGTGCCGGAACCGTTCCCGCCACCCTCGGCGTCGTCACCTACGCCGAGTTCGACCGCTCCGCGTCCGCGACGGACGGTCCCTCGCGTCGCTCGCTCTCGGGTGGCGACGTCACGCTCACGTCGATGTCGGACCCGTCCGACCTCCGCCGACTCGGCACCGCCATCACGCTCTATCTCGACGACTGGGCCGACGCCGACCGCGAAGCCCTCGTCTATCTCGACGCCCTCGCCCCCTTCCTCGACGCGAGCGACGCCGAATCCGGCTTCCAGTTGCTCCACCTCCTCGTCCAGAGCGCGGCGCGCGCCGACGCGAGCGTCGTCGTCCGCGTTGATACCTCGGCGGTCGACGAGCAGACGATTCGGACGGTCCAGTCGCTGTTCGACGAGGTGTGTACGCCCGCCGCGACCGACGACCCCGACTTTCGAACCCTGTTGTCGAACCGCCGCCGACGGTTCGTGTTGCGGACGCTGTTGGACGCGTCGGTATCCTGTCTCGAATTGGAGCGACTGGCGACGTTGCTCGCTCGCCACGAACACGACGACCCCAGCGGCGACGACTGGAACCGCGCGTACACGGCGCTGGCGTCGATTCACGTGCCGCGACTGGCCGAGGCGAACCTCGTCGCGTTCGACCGCGAGGACGAGACGGTGCGACTCACCGAGGGTGACTGGTCGGCCGAGCGTCTCGACCGCCTTCTCACCGACGAGTACGAGGACTGA
- a CDS encoding molybdopterin-dependent oxidoreductase, producing the protein MAHSDPPEDTDPARWTVTVDGAVADAQTMSVPDLADVATATVAASTGCEGERPAEQWRGVRVGALLDRVAPDADASHALVHSSDEAFACGFELDRLRDAHLAVRLDGDPIPTDRGGPVRLLIDDADCWERVKWVTRIDVLDAPPGDADTARDVVPADD; encoded by the coding sequence ATGGCACACTCGGACCCGCCGGAGGACACCGACCCGGCGCGCTGGACGGTCACCGTCGACGGCGCCGTCGCCGACGCGCAGACGATGTCGGTGCCGGACCTCGCCGACGTGGCGACGGCCACCGTCGCGGCGTCGACGGGCTGCGAAGGTGAGAGGCCGGCCGAACAGTGGCGTGGCGTCCGCGTCGGCGCGCTACTCGACCGGGTCGCGCCCGACGCCGACGCCTCGCACGCCCTCGTCCACTCCTCTGACGAGGCGTTCGCCTGCGGGTTCGAACTCGACCGACTCCGAGACGCACACCTCGCCGTCCGTCTCGACGGCGACCCGATTCCCACGGACCGGGGCGGCCCCGTCCGCCTCCTCATCGACGACGCCGACTGCTGGGAGCGGGTCAAGTGGGTCACTCGCATCGACGTCCTCGACGCGCCGCCGGGCGACGCCGACACCGCTCGCGACGTGGTGCCCGCGGACGACTGA